The DNA window CGAAAGATTGGATGTAAGATGCAAACTTTGCCTGCACTTGAGTTGTATTGCACTGATAGAGAAAATAAGAACTAACGATGTTGACATAGTGTACAGTGTCCAATTAATCCAGGTGCCGCAAAGATCTGATCTTGGTTGAAAACCTCCTCGTGACCACGAATCAAGCATCACGAGAAAGCCTGAAACTTTCTCCCCTAAactgaaaagtaaaaaaagaagcaaagcAAGCACACTTGACACTAGGCCGCAAGACAGCTCACCTTCTTGTGGTTCTTGACGGGGAGCGGCATCTTGCGCTTGGGCACGCAGATGGCGCGGAGGCCGACGAGATCTGGGTCCTCAACGACCTCAATGTTggacgccgcctcctcgccggtgTTGGACGACTGGTTGGAGCCAGAGCCGATGGCGGGCGAGTCGTTCCTCATCATCGCCACGGTGGCGGTGTAGCCGACCGTGAAGGCGGCGTGTGGCGGAGGGGCTCGAACCGTCGGACGAGCGAGCGCAGgacgggcgagctggcgcAGGGTGAACGGGCGCCGGGGCGCCGGTGCGAAGGGGCTGGAGATGGCCGGGAACGGGCCTTTGCGGCGGCGGGACGTTGAGTGGTGGCGGCTCGGCTATTGGACAGTGACCAGGGCGACTGAACAGCAACGCCGGGACTCcacgaaaaagaaaaacgtcGCATGTTAAATTTCCAGGCGGAGACGCGAGAGAAATATAGTGTCGTACTTCCTGGAGGGCAAGTGAAATCTGGACTCTCATATATACGTGCAAACGAGAGGATATGACAAGTTGCTAAAACTTGACAACCCGAATGGCAAACTGTTGAAGACAGTTTTTTACGattaccaaaaaataaaaataaaaataacaagttaggATGGACACcttgttggagttgctctaacTAAAGATCCCAATTGCAAACCATACCAGACGCGACCGTACGCCTTGGGCGGCACCAGCTCGGGCGCCGCATAGCCGCGCAGGCGTACAGCGTACGCCAGTGCGCATCCGGTTCACCGCCCGGCGCCCCGCCCCCACGCACGCAAAAGCCGCTACCCTCCCCGATTCGCCGCAACGCCTCGCCTGGTCTCCCTCCCATCTCTCTCGCCATTTCGccaagctcctcctcctcctcctcgccgcgcgccgagAAGAAGATGGGGAAGCGGTGGATCCCTCTCGAGGCCAACCCCGACGTCATGAACCAGGTGAGCGtctctccgccgcctccgcccgcgcgcccaGCGCAAGGGTTCCCGCCTTCTCCTTCCGTTTTGGCAGCGCCTCGCGCGCTCCTCTAGTCCTCCTCGCTTACGGCCACGGgtggcgccgcctccgcccgtgCGGCGGGTGGGTGGGCGCGGTGATTTTGCGTGCGCAGTTCATGTGGGGGCTGGGGGTCGCCGAAGGGGAGGCGCAGTTCTGCGACGTCTACGGCCTCGACGACGAGTTGCTCGCGATGGTGCCCCAGCCCGTGCTCGCCGTCCTTTTCCTCTACCCGCTCACTTCGTTGGTAAGCCCCCCTCGCGTTCTGCTTCTGCTTTGAGGTTTTTGACTTGCATGATGTGGAGGGGTGATGAATGCTGCTTCTCGGGGTGAtcaggacgacgaggaggaggaatcgGGCGCTTCTGCCACTTCCACGGTTGGGGACAAGGTACGGATGTAGCCCATCTGCTTTGTTTTCTCCGCATAGCGCATCTAATGTGCTCTCCATAATGACTTGGCCCCGATTTGATGCATTGTGCTGTATGTGCACTGACTGAACTACAAATTGTGCTATTACGCTTTCCTTGGTTTTAGTTAAGCTGTTTTGTGAATCGGATTTGTAATTCCAGTTAAATCACTGCACGGGATCAGGACTTAGGAGTCAGGATAGGTCATCCACAGTTTGATTGGAGTCCGGCCTACTTTATGCTATGTTATTCCGTACAATTAATGTTGCGTAgtgatttatttgtttctatGACTTCTGTTTGTAACTTGCAACAGCTGTAATCTTGTAGAGGACTAGAGCTCTAGAAAAGGTTGAAGTTGTTCACTGAATGTTGTGCATGATTTGTATCCTCGTTTCATTTGTGATAATCTCACTCTATACGCAGAGGATTGCAATGTAActgtatagaatttttttgctagTCAAGTCTACACGAGAGTAGAGTAGCATTTTCTGAACCAGATGCGTTAGTTGCGAGATATTTAGGAAATTGAACCTCAATAGTATCATGGTATCGTGAAATGCAAGAATGCCTTTTGCAGTTCTGCTTTCACTTCCATAAAGTGAACTCCAGATATGGCTGGAACCACTACCACTCTACCAGTAActatctataatttataagcTGTTTTAAATATTAAGATACCTCACTTTATCATGGTTGTCAATAACATTTCTTTTACAATAGAAGTCGCATTTATTTGCTTTTGCTAACAAAACAGTGTGTGCATGGATGCACGGCAACTCTCTGCTGTAAACATGGTCCTCcgtattagttttataatgaAATTGCTTTGGTATTAATTCTTTTGCAGTATTTATAGAAATGATGACTGTACTGTGTCAAAAATATGATGATGCAGGCAAATGATAATGGAATTATCTATCCTTTGTAACTTGgaatttttaaacatgatATGCTGCAGTATCTTACTTAAACTGTGTGCTCAACCAAGGCATAGATTGATTGCTTCCAATACTAGATGGGGATTTGGGTGCCTAATTTCTGATTTTCCATTTGTTCATGCACTATAAATGGGTTGTCGATGGACATGCTGCTATCATATGGACTGCAGTTCCAACTCTCATGTTATATCTCGATTTGGAAGTTCAGTCCTCAAGAATCCAAGTGATTCTATAATTTCTGCAGATGACCTGATGTAGATTCTTTTAGGTTTGACCGTTTGAAGTCACATTACCATAGTCATTTAGTCTTGCTAGAAGCTCCACAACAGGTTAATGTACTGTTTTGTTTGCTGCCAAATCACTTAGTCACATGTTATATAAGACGTGGCAGAATTTTTAGCAAAATTGTGATGATTATATAGGCTATGTGATGGCCTGACTGTTGTGCATGTTTGGCATCCTTTGAACCATCGTTTTTCTTAGGGAGAATGCATAAGAAGATAGCAGTATAGTATACACTGTACAGATTGTGGTTCAACTTTCATGTTAGTATTTTTACTGTACTTGATACATTCTATTTTTGGTTCACTAATAATGTTTCATATTCtaattaataaatgctaatCTGCTCTTCCCTTTTTTGAGGGACACCCATTGGTTTCTATTTCCTTCACCCTGCATATTAAAAGTgtcaaaacatatatgataGTATTGTGGATGTCTACTTTTAATCAATACAGAGTGCCAAATGGCATGGCAATTTGCACTTTACTCATTTGAAATGGCACATGTTAAGTTACATGAAACTTTTGTTCCCGGGTGGTGAATTCATGTACCATTTAGTTTCTTAACCCAATAACTTGAATACTTGATATGCAGGACTTGAGCAAGAGGGTATACTTTACGAAGCAGACTGTTGGCAACGCATGTGGAACAGTTGGTGTCATTCATGCAATAGGAAATGCTGCATCCAAACTCAAGCTGGGTAATTACTGTAATGTTGTATCCTCATTTAGCTGTTAGATAACGGATAACCATTGTTTGGTTACCCTTGAGCCATTAACTGTGTCCCAACATGCTGTACTTCTGTCTGTATAGTAAATAAGGAAAGCTATCAGATAGAAATAATCCAATAAAGAGGAAAATGATTATCAGGTGATGCATATTCAGGGATTGAATTATATTAGTTCACCTGGACAGTAAATAGCAAGTATCTCagtcagtattttttttctcatagcTTCTTTTTATAGTATAACATAAATAGTTTCCTGGTTTGTGAAACTTCACAGTATTCTCCATTTTTAATGTACATACTGAAATACACACATATTTGATGAAATGGTGTGAATGGCTTGAGGGCATATATATTACACAATCAGCATGTCCAGGAGGAAATTGATGTACTTAATCAGTTTGATGGCTGTTGAACTTCCTTAATGTGTTGGCTTAAATATGAGTGTATgacctagttttttttatcttaaactGTTTTAATTTGTAACAATATCTGATGTCTACTTTCTTCTTTGCAGTTGAAGGATCTTATTTTGATAGGTTTTATAAACAAACAGCTGATATGGATCCAGTCCAGGTTAATTTCTGCACGTGCAAATTCATTGTGGCCTTCCTTATTTACTTTTGCATTGGCATAATATGAACAGTTTTTGCTATTTTCAGCGTGCTGCCTTTCTTGAGGAGGATGATGAGATGGAGGATGCTCATTCTGTTGCTGCTTCAGCTGGTGACACTGATGTAATCACTTGCATCACCCTTTCTTTATGTTCACTAATATAGTGCCAACAGCATTCTATTGAGTAGACCAGTTAAATGTATATCTTGCAACCATGATATATAACATTCTTAGTACAAATAACTCATTGTGATGGTAAATGCTGCTGTTAGGATGCCATTATACAAGAGCTTGTCCGCCCTCTGTGTACAAGTTCATATCGcagaataaaatttaagaggGAACAATGAAAAACCAAATACAATACCACATAAGTGCAActgtagaaaataaatttacaagATGAGACTAGAGGGGTACCAACCTCctttatacaaaaaaaaaaagattgtggAAGATAAGAAATGTGCCCAGTTTGGGCATATAGTGATATTATCCTTACTTTTTGCTGCCATCCTAAATTCCTAATATCATTCTTGTGCAGGCTAACGTTGAGGTGAATGAGCATTTTGTATGTTTCTCATGTGTTGATGGTATGTATCTTATAGCATTTACTTAAATGACAAATCTTTGTTTCAAGTATCAATAATCTGTTTGCTTGCTGGtcatttcatttttcctttGGGGGCATGCAGGTGAACTTTATGAGCTTGATGGACGAAAATCGCAACCAACATGTCATGGCCCTTCATCACCAGATACTTTGTTACAGGTAACATTTTGCATTTCCTTGTAAGTTGCTTGTCTGCCATCTTCTGTTTTTAGAAGGATTCTTTGTATGTTATACATTTATTTGAGTggtagtagttttttttaatgaaatagtcCTTTGTTATTATCCTGTTGTCAAATGGAACTGATACATTATGTTATGGCTGGAGGTTATAGCATAGAGTATCGGCCACAGTGCAATTATGTCAAGTTAGATTTGGCAAGTCTGTAGCAGATGGAAATGGACTCTCTGATAGAGTTTCCTATAGTTTTGCTAGAGTCCTAGAAGCATCAGGCTACTATAGTTTGAAAGTTTCCTAGAGTTTTGGTTGAGCGTCCTAGGCTGCCTTCGTTTGAAAGGGAGAGGGGTTAGTTATCtagcgcggaaaacgtagtactCTACTCcttctatattttttcatatgacgccattaacttttaggtccacgtttgaccattcgtcttattcaaaaaaattatacaattattaattattttgttataatatgatttattattataggaactttaagtatgcattataattttgcatatttggatataaattttgaataagacgaatgatcaaacgtaatcctaaaagtcaacggtgtcatacataaaaatatgaagggagtaatagattagtacatgattaattaattattaattattaaaaaaatataaaatagattaatatgaatttttaaaacaacttttctatagaaaattttcgcaaaaaatataccgtttagccgttcgggaagcgtgcgcgcgaaaaaagGGTGTGAGATATCTAACTTGGGGTGGTCGAACACGGCCCTAGTAGTATCAGGTTATTAGTTGTTTCCTTTCTTCCTTTTAAAGGCACCTCAGTATATAAAGGTATCCCAGGAACGTCAATCAAGCAATACGAAATATCTAAAAGGGGATTAACCCTAAAGTTCCAGCCATATCACATTATGTTTTAGCATTTGCCTTAATGCCTTGCATCAGAATGCTTATGATTCATGGACTTAGGgtgttctttcctttttcatattttgctatttttttctctcaggATGCTGCAAAAGTTATCAAAGCCAGAATTTCGTCGAACCCTGACTCAATGAACTTCAACGTGATGGCTCTTTCTAAAGTTATGTAAGATAAAATGAGCGTTAGACCTTTTCCTTTCCATAGGCATACaacgaaggaaaaaaagggggagaagATACTACAGTTGAATAAAAGTAGTTTGCTCTTTGCACAAGTTTTAGATCATATGACCAATGTGTTTGACTGATATATTCACGTTTTGTTAATCGAGATAGGCTTATCTCTGATTTTAATATGTTCccctttttttattgaatgGTGTTAGCGAAAATGGTGCAGCTTCCATCatattgtttggttgttttcATTCACTGATACAAGATGGATCTATTGCGTATGACCTATCTCACATTATTGTCAAGacaatacaaaattttccaaTCGGCAAGTAAAACAGTAGACGTGCTTGATCGAAAACATATATGCTCTCCGCTGAATATTTCCTGCTTAAAATCAATAATAACTCTGTAAAAGGTCTTGATTTTTATTCTCTTATTTCTTTTGTATCCCTACGTCCTATCAGAGCTTCATGTATCTTTCTGCGTGTATACTCGTATTGTGGAGTAAAGAGGAAAACGCCAAATGGAAATTTCCAACGGAAATAACAAGTGAACTAATGTATCTACTGCACATGGGTGCCCTGCCTGCATACGGCCTGTAGCGCACGCGCGAGCGACGCCGAGAACACGGCCATCGACTGGAACACGGCGGGCAGCTTCCCCTGCACGCCGGTCACCGCCGCGGCCCTCGTCGCGTCGATGGCCTTGGCGTGCTTCCGCATCTCGTCCTCCGCCATCCTCCGGCACGCGGCGATCTCGTCCCTCCGCTGCGCCACCTCGTTGCCGTCGTCCCCCCAGTGCCTCATCCCCCGGTTCCACAGGGAGAGGCCCATCGGCGCGTACGATTCGTAGTAGCTCTTCTCCACCTGCCGCAGCGTCCGCGACTTGCGGTCGGCCTCGCGGGAGTACTGGCTGACGCGTCGCGCCACCCGCAGCTCGTCGCTCTGGAGGCCGTACAGCGAccggacggcgccggcgaagctCTTGATCGACCTGACCACGTCGGCGCAGTGCACGCGATCGAGCGCCTGCCCCCACAGCTCGACGAACGCGGCGACCTCGGTGGCGAACGGGGAGGCCgcctcggcgccgtcggccggcGCCTGCAGTGTCAGCCTGAGCCAGCCGTGCAGGGCGTGGACGTAGTCGCGCTGGTGCTTGGCCAGGTGGTCCAGGGCGGCGCACCAGGACGACATGGCGGCCTCGACCGCCCGCGTGGCCTCGTGGTGGATCTCCGTCGTGGGCTCCATGGACGTCCGGCTGCTCAGCCCGCGGAGCTGCTGCGCGATCAGGCCCTGCGCCTCGTGGTGCTGCCCCATCGCCTTCCACATGTCGAACGTGGCGTGGCAGAGCCCCAGCAGCTGGCGCGCGAGCTGCCCGTCGCGGAGCTccgcgatggcggcggagctcgCGTTCACGGCCTGCGTCGCCGTCTCGAGCTGCACTTTCGCCTTCTCCCACGCGTCCTTGAGCTTCAGGACGTCCACGCCGACCTTCCTGCTGTACTCCTGGGCACTCAACTCCTCCAGCTTCTTGTCGTGCTGGACCTGCAGCCGCTCTCTCGCCTGCATTGCGACATCGCATCACTCGACTGGCCATCAGCCAAGTTCTTTCATCTATCTGGGTATGTTGCTATTACCTTGACCTCACGATACAGCTTCTTCTCCCATGCCAACAGCTGCTGCAAGGTGGAGCTATGCCTCTGGCCGCCATTGATGCTGTCGACGCGGTCGTGCGCAACCGATGGCGCCGACAGGCAGCAAAGCGCGCCCAAGATGCTGTTCGGTCCTCCTGCAACAAAATCAGTTCATGCGGGGATCAGCGGCAAGAAGCTTCTCTGCTCTGCAACTCGTGCTTCGTCATTTTTGCCTTTTAAGTGAGCATAGATGCAAGTACGCAACACGTAAAAAAGTCACACGGTTGTTCTACTGTACTTCTTCCAAAATG is part of the Oryza brachyantha chromosome 2, ObraRS2, whole genome shotgun sequence genome and encodes:
- the LOC102705322 gene encoding protein ROLLING AND ERECT LEAF 2-like; the protein is MGAAASRQEDAERVAARREHMRRCRERRRLMREAVRLRRHLAASHAGYLRSLVGAASALTRFAVGEPLPVSDHTPPAVIVHRPVVAPSTPPPLLRSIDEDQRRRRAREAGEAVGHVLDGEAGAPSVTREEGGGGGGEEVRIVARHRSLAEVAAGLEEYFLKASVAGDAVSSFLEASNTEFKRGPNSILGALCCLSAPSVAHDRVDSINGGQRHSSTLQQLLAWEKKLYREVKARERLQVQHDKKLEELSAQEYSRKVGVDVLKLKDAWEKAKVQLETATQAVNASSAAIAELRDGQLARQLLGLCHATFDMWKAMGQHHEAQGLIAQQLRGLSSRTSMEPTTEIHHEATRAVEAAMSSWCAALDHLAKHQRDYVHALHGWLRLTLQAPADGAEAASPFATEVAAFVELWGQALDRVHCADVVRSIKSFAGAVRSLYGLQSDELRVARRVSQYSREADRKSRTLRQVEKSYYESYAPMGLSLWNRGMRHWGDDGNEVAQRRDEIAACRRMAEDEMRKHAKAIDATRAAAVTGVQGKLPAVFQSMAVFSASLARALQAVCRQGTHVQ
- the LOC102716756 gene encoding ubiquitin carboxyl-terminal hydrolase 3-like, with protein sequence MGKRWIPLEANPDVMNQFMWGLGVAEGEAQFCDVYGLDDELLAMVPQPVLAVLFLYPLTSLDDEEEESGASATSTVGDKDLSKRVYFTKQTVGNACGTVGVIHAIGNAASKLKLVEGSYFDRFYKQTADMDPVQRAAFLEEDDEMEDAHSVAASAGDTDANVEVNEHFVCFSCVDGELYELDGRKSQPTCHGPSSPDTLLQDAAKVIKARISSNPDSMNFNVMALSKVM